The genomic interval TGGAACGCTTCAGCCCGGAGATGACGTGAAGCTGCCGCGCTCCAGGCCATCGTTACGGTCGTCACGTGCTGCACCTCATGAACGGATGATAAGATGAAGATCATCTCCGGCGGACAGACAGGCGCAGATCGCGCAGCACTAGATTTTGCCATCCAGCACAGAATCCCCCATGGCGGATGGGTGCCTAAAGGGAGACAGGCAGAGGACGGGAGAATACCCGATACGTATCAACTCCAGGAGATGCCCACAGACAGCCATCGGGCGCGAACGGAGCAGAATGTCATCGACTCACAGGGCACAGTTATTATCTCGCACGGAAAGCTCTCAAAAAAGTCAGGATCAGGATATACAGCGAGGATGGCAAAAAAATATAGGCGGCCCTGCCTTCACCTGGACATGGGTAAGCTCAGCATCGACGCGTCGGCTCGCATGCTGCGCTCGTGGGTCGTAGAGCATAGGATTGAAATGCTCAATGTAGCGGGGCCTCGTCTGTCGGGTGATACAACTATATACCGAACTACGTTTGAGATCCTTGAAGCCGCATTTGTGTGAGATGGCATAGGGGACGACCGGCTGGGCTTGGGGGCATCCCATATTTCAAAAATATATCAAGGGAGGATTTATGATGCGTAGACAATTTCTTATTCTTACCGCAGTCCTTGTATTTGTCATCGCGGTGTTCTTGGTTCCCTGTTACGCTTACGAGGCCTTGCGCGGTCCTACAGGCCTGCTCCAGTACGACAAGGAGAAGGCTTTTGACGGATACACTCTTGTCTCACCCATGACGAGCAAGACCAGCTATTTAATAGACATGGAGGGATACATCGTCCATAAGTGGGACACTCAATACATCCCAGGTCTTTACGGCGAACTTTTGCCCAACGGAAATCTTCTGAGGGCTGGCAGGCCAACGGGAGCACCGGTCGCTTTCGGCGGGGCTGGAGGAATCATCCAGGAGATAGACTGGGACGGGAATGTTGTGTGGGAGTATAAAGAACTCTCCCCGACCGCGGTCCAGCATCATTGTTTTTACCGGATGCCGAACGGCAATACGCTCGTTCTCGGATGGGAGTACAAAAGTTACGAAGAGGCGGTTGCTAAAGGACGCGACCCGAACACGCTGCCCAAAGAAGGATACACCTACGATAAAGTCGTCCACAAAGGCATATGGCCTGATTACGTGAAAGAAGTGAACAGGGACGGTAAGGTGGTCTGGGAGTGGCACGTCTGGGACCACCTGGGGAAGGGGCCGGACAAACTAGACATCAATTTCATCCTCCCGAACGAACACGCCATCCATTACATGGCGAACGCCG from Syntrophorhabdales bacterium carries:
- a CDS encoding putative molybdenum carrier protein is translated as MKIISGGQTGADRAALDFAIQHRIPHGGWVPKGRQAEDGRIPDTYQLQEMPTDSHRARTEQNVIDSQGTVIISHGKLSKKSGSGYTARMAKKYRRPCLHLDMGKLSIDASARMLRSWVVEHRIEMLNVAGPRLSGDTTIYRTTFEILEAAFV